The Ramlibacter algicola genome segment ACGAGCGCCGTGCCGCGTTCCTGCGAGTGCAGCAGCAGCGTCGCGTCGCGGCCGCCGGCCTGCGTGTAGGCGGCCAGCAGCGTGCGCAGCTTGGTGCCCTGCTCCTTCGCGCTCGGGTAGGCGTACGCGATGGCGCCGGTGGGGCAGACCGTCGTGCAGGCGCCGCAGCCGACGCACAGGTTCGGGTTGACGACGACCTGCTGGCGGTCCTTGTCGCTGCGGATCGCCTGCGCCGAGCAGATCTCGATGCACGCGTTGCAGCCGACCTGCTCGTTGCGGCTGTGCGCGCACAGCTTCTGCTTGTAGGTGAAGAACTTGGGCTTGTCGAACTCGCCGACCAGGTCGCGCAGGCGCAGCACCACGTCCAGCGCGGCGGCGCCTTCGAACGCGGGCACGTGGAAATAGCCTTGCGGCTTGGCGTGCTGCACGAACGCCGGCTCCGCGCGCAGGTCGAGCACCAGGTCGAAAGTCTCCGTCTCGGCGACGGGCGAGCGCGTGAAGTCGATGGCCCCGGCGACCTCGCAGGCCTTGACGCAAGCGCGGTGGTCCTTGCAGCGGGACAGGTCGACCTGGTAGTCGAGGCCGATCGCCTGCTCGGGGCAGGCGGCCACGCACGCATTGCAGCGCGTGCACAGGTCCAGGTCGATCGGGTTGGTGGCGGACCAGGCGAGCTGGAAAGCACCGAGCCAGCCGGTGAGCGAGTCGATGCGGCCGGCCAGCACCGGGAATCGGCGCTCCTGCGCGCCCGTGCCGCCTTGCGCGAACAGCGTGACGTCCAGCGTGTCCTGCAGCATCGCGCCGGCGCGCTCGGCCGCATCGAGCGGCCCGACGACCAGCACGCGGCCGCCGCTGCGGTACGTGACGGTGGGCACCGGCTCCGGATCGGGCAGCTTCGCGGCGGCGAGCAGCGCCGCCATCTTGGGCATCGCCTTGGCGGCGTCGCGGCTCCAGCCGCCGGTTTCGCGGATGTTGACGAAACGCACGGGGGCGACCGCGCCTTCGGTGTTCTCCGCGACCTCGGCGAAGAGGCGCTTTTCCTGGGTGCAGGCGACGACGACGGGCTCATTGCCCTTCACCGCCTGCTGGAACGCACCCGCCTCGCGGCGGCACAGCACCGAGTGCTGCGTGAGCGTCTCACCCAGCGCCGTGCCCAGGCTCGCCGCCTTCAGCGGCATCGTCTTGTTGCAGTCGCAGATCAGGGTCGGCATGGGGGACTTCTGGGGGTGCCGGTTCAAGGGGGGAAGCGTCCGACTGTGCCACGGTTTCGGGCGGCAACCCTTCCGTGGAAGCCCCTGCTTCCGCCGCCTGCCCGGCTTCCGGCTCTTCTTCACGGAAGAGGCCGAGGAACTTGGCGCTGGCCAGGTTGCGCAGCATGGACTCGGGCATCGGGTCGGGCTTGCTGTAGTCGTCGATGTAGGTGTCCAGCCCGTCCATGACGTTGTAGTGCGGGTCGGTGAACAGCTTCTTCAGCGCCGCGTTCTTCACCTCGGGCGCGACGTCGGGGGCGACGAACCGCTTGAAGTCGGAGGCGGGGGTGAGGGCCTGGACGTCTTCGAGGGTGGGGGGTGGCTCGGTG includes the following:
- a CDS encoding 4Fe-4S binding protein, with the translated sequence MPTLICDCNKTMPLKAASLGTALGETLTQHSVLCRREAGAFQQAVKGNEPVVVACTQEKRLFAEVAENTEGAVAPVRFVNIRETGGWSRDAAKAMPKMAALLAAAKLPDPEPVPTVTYRSGGRVLVVGPLDAAERAGAMLQDTLDVTLFAQGGTGAQERRFPVLAGRIDSLTGWLGAFQLAWSATNPIDLDLCTRCNACVAACPEQAIGLDYQVDLSRCKDHRACVKACEVAGAIDFTRSPVAETETFDLVLDLRAEPAFVQHAKPQGYFHVPAFEGAAALDVVLRLRDLVGEFDKPKFFTYKQKLCAHSRNEQVGCNACIEICSAQAIRSDKDRQQVVVNPNLCVGCGACTTVCPTGAIAYAYPSAKEQGTKLRTLLAAYTQAGGRDATLLLHSQERGTALVESLGRDARLGRAHGVPANVIPVALWHTASTGLDLWLSAIAFGARQVAVLVTDEEAPQYLAGLKAQMAQAQAVVRGLGYTGTHFELLQAGTATALDAGLRSLGTTRQEGPEQPARFAVAVEKRATLDLALDHLVAFAPLKPEVIDLPPAGAPFGTIGVNKDRCTLCMSCVGACPSSALQDNPNAPQLRFIEKNCVQCGLCATTCPEDAITLQPRLLLTPERAQPRVLNETQPFACVRCGKPFGTLKAIEAMLGRLGAHPMFQGAAAERLKMCGDCRVIDLYSSKDEMRIQDV
- a CDS encoding DUF3306 domain-containing protein gives rise to the protein MAEGFLGRWSRRKLDVKEGKAVEAEPVVGPEPSPQPSPASGRGSLDTPDPSPPATPAPTEPPPTLEDVQALTPASDFKRFVAPDVAPEVKNAALKKLFTDPHYNVMDGLDTYIDDYSKPDPMPESMLRNLASAKFLGLFREEEPEAGQAAEAGASTEGLPPETVAQSDASPLEPAPPEVPHADPDLRLQQDDAAEGGEPGHGAG